The following coding sequences are from one Arcobacter nitrofigilis DSM 7299 window:
- a CDS encoding VOC family protein translates to MGNIDIHHLFIFTNNIDNLIQEFLDIGFKEGSNRIHKGQGTSNRKIYFENFFIELLYISNKEEIKKEICANSGLTKRAYYEQNKASPFGICLYDKNKFNKLFENAYKYKPEYLPNNMSIDVLSFEDKPTLPWTFRWKGLNKANNQNEPLIHDNNVKKLSNITFGVKDKDAQFEELLKDSANFEISDFPYVELCFDENRQKKTYKCKFTNVIIRY, encoded by the coding sequence ATGGGAAATATAGATATACATCACTTATTTATTTTTACTAATAATATAGATAATTTAATACAAGAATTTTTAGATATTGGTTTTAAAGAAGGAAGTAATCGTATACATAAAGGACAAGGTACAAGTAATCGAAAAATCTATTTTGAAAACTTTTTTATAGAATTATTATATATAAGTAATAAAGAAGAAATCAAAAAAGAAATATGTGCCAATAGTGGACTTACTAAACGAGCCTATTATGAACAAAATAAAGCCTCACCCTTTGGAATATGTTTATATGATAAAAATAAATTTAATAAATTGTTTGAAAATGCGTATAAATACAAACCAGAATATTTACCAAATAATATGTCAATAGATGTTTTATCATTTGAAGATAAACCTACTTTACCATGGACTTTTAGATGGAAAGGTTTAAATAAAGCAAATAACCAAAATGAGCCTCTAATACATGACAATAATGTAAAAAAACTTTCAAATATAACTTTTGGAGTAAAAGATAAAGATGCCCAATTTGAAGAGCTTTTAAAAGATAGTGCTAATTTTGAAATTAGTGATTTTCCATATGTGGAACTATGTTTTGATGAAAACAGACAAAAGAAAACTTATAAATGTAAATTTACTAATGTGATAATAAGATATTAG
- a CDS encoding cupin domain-containing protein, producing MKTIEKIKEDKNYTAVDLGNLDELMEYSLIHKVNKNKIEGKVFLKEATKSTGTEISFNSLAPKTEQPYFHIHYKNEESYIILKGYGFFQVDGECFEIKEGSVVRVAPDGIRGIRNDSDETMIYMVVQSRENSLEEHTTDDGERVTFDPKW from the coding sequence ATGAAAACTATAGAGAAAATAAAAGAAGATAAAAACTACACGGCAGTTGATTTGGGTAATTTAGATGAGTTGATGGAATATTCACTTATACATAAAGTAAATAAAAATAAAATAGAGGGTAAAGTATTTTTAAAAGAGGCTACAAAGTCAACTGGTACTGAGATATCTTTTAACTCTTTAGCCCCTAAAACAGAACAACCTTATTTTCACATTCATTATAAAAATGAAGAATCATATATTATATTAAAAGGTTATGGCTTTTTTCAAGTTGATGGGGAATGTTTTGAGATAAAAGAGGGTTCTGTAGTTCGTGTAGCTCCTGATGGTATAAGAGGTATTAGAAATGATTCTGATGAGACTATGATTTATATGGTAGTTCAATCAAGAGAAAATTCACTAGAAGAACACACAACAGATGATGGAGAAAGGGTAACTTTTGACCCAAAATGGTAA
- a CDS encoding metal-sulfur cluster assembly factor codes for MKTFNKDEINQKVIEKLKTIQDLELPINIFDLGIIYKTNVENSDNKVQVNIEMTLIDSRCNSTKSFTDEIISTVQSINEVDICTIKFVFTPKWEITMISPEGLEQLRNANPNKKD; via the coding sequence ATGAAAACATTTAATAAAGATGAGATAAATCAAAAAGTAATTGAAAAATTAAAAACAATACAAGACCTTGAATTACCTATTAATATTTTTGATTTGGGAATAATTTATAAAACAAATGTAGAAAATAGTGATAATAAAGTTCAAGTAAATATAGAGATGACTTTGATAGATTCACGATGTAACAGTACAAAGTCTTTTACTGATGAGATTATAAGTACTGTACAAAGTATTAATGAAGTAGATATTTGCACTATAAAGTTTGTATTTACTCCTAAATGGGAAATCACTATGATAAGCCCTGAGGGCTTAGAACAGTTAAGAAATGCTAATCCAAATAAAAAAGACTAA
- a CDS encoding LysE family translocator, which translates to MEDLNFWIIYVFTVFVASIIPGPSMILALTHGIKHGSNLSLYTAFGNSIASMIQASIAITGLGIILTTSTTLFMIIKYIGALYLIYLGIKLFKTPFHIKENKQNNKKVKKIKLFNEAFIVASSNPKALVFFTALFPQFINENQNSFLHYFLLVLILGIIAFACMMIYSISANGIKTLFNKTSLSNYFGKIIGSLFISFGIGLAFSKR; encoded by the coding sequence ATGGAAGATTTAAACTTTTGGATTATTTATGTTTTTACAGTATTTGTGGCTTCAATTATCCCTGGTCCTAGTATGATACTAGCATTAACCCATGGAATAAAACATGGAAGTAACTTATCACTATATACAGCTTTTGGAAATAGTATTGCATCAATGATACAAGCAAGTATTGCAATAACTGGATTAGGTATCATTCTTACAACTTCTACAACACTATTTATGATAATAAAGTATATTGGTGCTTTATATTTAATCTATCTAGGAATAAAATTATTTAAAACTCCATTTCATATAAAAGAAAATAAACAAAACAATAAGAAAGTAAAAAAAATAAAACTTTTTAATGAAGCTTTTATAGTAGCAAGCTCCAATCCTAAAGCATTAGTATTTTTTACAGCTTTGTTCCCTCAGTTTATAAATGAAAACCAAAATAGCTTTTTACACTATTTTTTATTAGTTTTAATTCTAGGAATTATAGCTTTTGCTTGTATGATGATATACTCTATAAGTGCGAATGGCATAAAAACTCTGTTTAATAAAACATCCTTAAGTAACTATTTTGGGAAAATAATTGGAAGTTTGTTTATAAGTTTTGGAATAGGATTAGCTTTTTCAAAAAGATAG
- a CDS encoding heme-binding domain-containing protein: MSKGKVILGIAVVAVLIQFIPYGRDYTNPPVKKEPQWDSMQTKVLFDRACANCHSNKTTYPWYSKVAPISWLVASDVEEGRDHLNVSMWGLQKRNKGDEAAEEVKGGDMPPFYYLPTHPEARLTQAETQQLILGLEKTFGSEKEHDKD, encoded by the coding sequence ATGAGTAAAGGTAAGGTTATTTTAGGGATAGCTGTTGTAGCTGTTTTAATTCAATTTATTCCTTATGGAAGGGATTATACAAATCCACCAGTAAAAAAGGAGCCTCAATGGGATTCAATGCAGACAAAAGTGTTATTTGATAGAGCTTGTGCTAATTGCCACTCAAATAAGACAACTTATCCATGGTATAGCAAAGTTGCACCTATCTCTTGGTTAGTTGCATCTGACGTTGAAGAGGGTAGAGACCATTTAAATGTTTCTATGTGGGGTCTGCAAAAAAGAAATAAAGGCGATGAAGCTGCTGAAGAGGTAAAAGGAGGAGATATGCCACCTTTTTATTATCTTCCAACACATCCCGAAGCTAGACTTACTCAAGCTGAAACTCAACAACTTATTTTGGGTTTAGAAAAAACATTTGGTAGTGAAAAAGAACATGATAAAGATTGA
- a CDS encoding GIY-YIG nuclease family protein, producing the protein MSYFIYMLECCDGSLYTGITTDVIKRLDEHNSSTKGAKYTKARRPVKLVYEEASNDRSSASKREYAIKKLTRIKKLQLINKASSKED; encoded by the coding sequence ATGTCATATTTTATCTATATGCTTGAGTGTTGCGATGGGAGTTTATATACTGGAATTACTACAGATGTGATAAAACGTTTGGATGAACATAATAGTTCAACTAAAGGTGCAAAGTATACAAAAGCTAGACGTCCAGTAAAATTAGTTTATGAAGAAGCATCAAATGATAGGAGTAGTGCTTCTAAGCGTGAATATGCAATTAAGAAACTTACAAGAATCAAAAAACTCCAATTGATAAATAAGGCTTCTTCTAAAGAAGACTAA
- a CDS encoding AbrB/MazE/SpoVT family DNA-binding domain-containing protein, with protein sequence MTAKISKWGNSQGLRVPKDIMDTLNLNIGDNVDIKIENGKVIIEAIKKDRPKYNLNELISQVPNNYKVNEEFTEKIGKEEW encoded by the coding sequence ATGACTGCTAAAATATCAAAATGGGGAAACTCACAAGGACTTAGAGTACCAAAAGATATTATGGATACATTAAATCTAAATATTGGGGATAATGTAGATATAAAAATAGAAAATGGGAAAGTAATCATTGAAGCAATTAAAAAAGACCGACCCAAATATAACCTAAACGAATTGATATCACAAGTTCCAAACAACTACAAAGTAAATGAAGAATTCACAGAAAAAATAGGCAAAGAAGAATGGTAA
- a CDS encoding DedA family protein gives MDFNLIDLMKEYGYIILFFWSILEGETGLIMAGLFVHTGDMVLAWAIITAGVGAFVGDQIYFYLGRFKKKYVIRKLSKQKSKIAYVKFLLRKYGWFVVFIQRYLYGLRTIIPLCLGLMNYSPKTFAIINFISALFWSSIIIVPVWYFGDKILSLIAIAKEHWYLAIPLIIVIIVSITVVVKYKQRKLIFKK, from the coding sequence ATGGATTTTAATTTAATTGATTTGATGAAAGAGTATGGATATATTATTCTTTTTTTCTGGAGTATACTAGAAGGTGAAACTGGCCTTATAATGGCAGGTCTTTTTGTACATACAGGTGATATGGTCTTAGCTTGGGCCATAATTACAGCAGGTGTTGGTGCCTTTGTTGGTGACCAAATTTACTTCTATCTTGGCAGATTTAAAAAGAAATATGTAATAAGAAAACTCTCAAAACAAAAATCAAAAATAGCCTATGTAAAATTTTTATTAAGAAAATATGGATGGTTTGTTGTATTCATACAAAGATATCTTTATGGTTTAAGAACTATTATTCCTTTGTGCTTAGGATTGATGAACTACTCACCAAAAACCTTTGCAATAATCAACTTCATCTCAGCTCTTTTTTGGAGTAGTATAATTATAGTGCCAGTTTGGTATTTTGGAGATAAAATTTTATCTTTGATTGCTATTGCTAAAGAGCATTGGTATTTAGCTATTCCTTTAATCATTGTAATTATAGTTAGCATTACTGTAGTTGTAAAATATAAACAAAGAAAATTAATATTCAAAAAATGA
- a CDS encoding flavodoxin: MNTIGLFFGSDTGATEEIVNEVKNTFSKEITLHDIAKATKDEIEQYDKLIFASSTWGDGDLQGDWEDFEANLEKIDFSNKTIALIGVGDQEGYEDTFCNALGHLYNYVKEGNVVGFTSTDGYEFEESIAVVDNQFVGLVLDEDNQSELTKDRIEAWVKDIEEHF; this comes from the coding sequence ATGAATACAATAGGATTATTTTTTGGTAGTGACACAGGTGCTACTGAAGAGATTGTAAATGAAGTTAAAAATACATTTTCAAAAGAAATTACACTACATGATATTGCAAAAGCAACAAAAGATGAGATCGAACAATATGACAAACTTATCTTTGCATCATCTACTTGGGGTGATGGAGATTTGCAAGGTGATTGGGAAGATTTTGAAGCGAACTTAGAAAAGATAGACTTTAGCAATAAAACAATAGCACTAATAGGAGTTGGAGATCAAGAAGGATACGAAGATACTTTTTGTAATGCCCTAGGTCACTTATACAATTATGTAAAAGAAGGAAATGTAGTAGGATTTACTTCAACAGATGGTTATGAATTTGAAGAATCAATAGCAGTTGTTGATAACCAATTTGTTGGCTTAGTGTTAGATGAAGATAATCAAAGCGAACTAACAAAAGATAGAATCGAAGCTTGGGTTAAAGATATCGAAGAACACTTTTAA